The following DNA comes from Kitasatospora sp. NBC_01287.
ACGAGACCGAGGCCGGCTGGACCCTGGCCCGCCCGCACTGGGGCCACGGCTACGCCGTCGAGGCCGCCCGCGCCGTACTGGCCTGGGGCTTCGGCGAGTTGGGCCTGACCCGGATCACCGCCATGATCCACCTCGGCAACGACGCCTCCACCGCCGTCGCCCACCGCCTGGGCTTCACCCCCCTGCGCACGGACACCCTCGCAGGCCGCCCGATCACGGTTCACGCCCTGGACCGGCCGACCTCCGCCGCGCGCTACGACAGGTCCTAGCGGGCGGCGCGGCTCACGGCCAGACCAGGCAGTACAGCTGGTGCCCCGCGTCGTGCAGCCGGTTCGCGAAGTCCTGCCACTCGTGGAGCATGCTGTAGATCACGAACGCGTCGCGCGGTCCGCGGCGGTCGGGGACGGTGGACCAGATGAAGGCGGCCGCGCCCAGCTCGGTGTCGTCCGCCTTGCGCAGGGGCTCGACCACGGTGTGGGGGAGCTGGACGACGGCGTAGTCAGGGTGGAGGACGACGAGCTCCAGCGGGGGGACCTGGTGCAGCGGGACGCCCTCGATGCCGGTGAGGACCATGGCGCTCATGGTCTCCGGCTTGATCTTGGTGGAGAGGTGGCCGGTGGGGGAGCCGCTGGTCTCCATCAGGTCGCCGAGGCGGCCGAGCGAGCCGAGCTCGCCGGCGTCCAGACCCAGGCCGCCGGGGCCGAGCGCGGTGGGGACTCTGGCGGCGGTCGCGCGGTCGGGTGCGCCGAAGTATTTGTACGTTACCCCCACGCTTCCTTCACCCCGCCTTCCCCTTCCCGCGCGGGCGGCCTTGCGGCCGGCCCCCG
Coding sequences within:
- a CDS encoding GNAT family N-acetyltransferase, with protein sequence MITTERLRLRPLTTADTDWWVELHADPEVGRFLGGYTREQAAARLAGIEEQWQQRGHGLCAIELATTGEPIGRSGLFWWEQFDETEAGWTLARPHWGHGYAVEAARAVLAWGFGELGLTRITAMIHLGNDASTAVAHRLGFTPLRTDTLAGRPITVHALDRPTSAARYDRS